One window from the genome of Acidobacteriota bacterium encodes:
- a CDS encoding lysophospholipid acyltransferase family protein: MSFKSARWAVEFAAVQSLAHLVSRLTPATRRSLGRALGSAVYLLDARHRRVALHNLERALPALSSRERRAVARGAFSHLGRLLVEILEHKEPPTALLGRCRFEGLEHLRAAAEAGRGYFLVSAHFGNWERVALLQAALGYPLWMITRPLDNPRLEAFLARRRESTGNRVIHKRRAVREMVKGLREGRGIALVIDQNFGEPGRVFVPFFGRPAATTPVLGSLAVRTGAAVLPVFAFPEEGGWYRIVYGPPIEAPSTGDPEADAISVTAAATARIEEAVRACPGAWFWMHRRWRTRPDGPDDGP, translated from the coding sequence GTGTCCTTTAAGTCCGCCCGCTGGGCCGTCGAGTTCGCCGCGGTGCAGTCCCTGGCCCACCTGGTCTCCCGGCTCACCCCTGCCACGCGCCGCTCCCTGGGGCGGGCCCTCGGGTCGGCCGTCTACCTCCTGGACGCCCGCCACCGCCGAGTGGCCCTGCATAACCTGGAGCGCGCCCTCCCCGCCCTTTCCTCCCGGGAGCGCCGGGCTGTCGCCAGGGGTGCTTTCTCTCATCTTGGCCGGCTTCTCGTGGAGATCTTGGAGCACAAGGAGCCGCCCACGGCCCTGCTGGGCCGCTGCCGATTCGAGGGCCTCGAGCACCTGAGGGCCGCCGCCGAGGCGGGTCGAGGGTATTTTCTCGTTTCCGCCCATTTCGGGAACTGGGAGAGGGTCGCCCTTCTCCAGGCGGCCCTCGGCTATCCTCTCTGGATGATTACCCGGCCCCTGGATAACCCCAGGCTGGAGGCCTTCCTCGCCCGGCGGCGCGAGAGCACGGGGAACCGGGTCATCCACAAGAGACGGGCCGTGCGGGAGATGGTCAAGGGCCTGCGCGAGGGCCGGGGCATCGCCCTCGTCATCGACCAGAATTTCGGGGAGCCGGGCCGGGTCTTCGTTCCCTTCTTCGGCCGCCCCGCGGCCACCACGCCCGTCCTGGGCAGCCTCGCCGTGCGGACCGGGGCGGCCGTCCTTCCCGTCTTTGCGTTCCCGGAGGAAGGCGGCTGGTACCGGATCGTCTACGGCCCTCCCATCGAGGCGCCCTCCACGGGAGACCCCGAGGCCGACGCCATCTCGGTGACGGCGGCGGCGACGGCCCGCATCGAAGAGGCGGTCCGCGCCTGCCCCGGGGCCTGGTTCTGGATGCACCGGCGGTGGCGGACCCGTCCCGACGGCCCCGACGACGGGCCCTGA
- a CDS encoding HAD family hydrolase — protein sequence MERSGGGRWAVFFDRDGTLTEEVGYVNHPDRLALIPGAAEAVALLNRVGVPAILATNQAGVARGYFTEEMVLQVLKRLEDLLARLGARLDALYYCPHHPTVGPAPYRTACDCRKPRPGMLLRGAEAFGLDLARCYVVGDKISDVGFARAAGAKGVLVLTGYGRGEHAFQRDQWTVTPDHVAEDAYGAVRWILGQEGLAHKAEGTSGEGRP from the coding sequence ATGGAGAGGAGCGGCGGCGGCCGGTGGGCGGTCTTCTTCGACCGCGATGGAACCCTGACCGAGGAGGTGGGCTACGTGAACCACCCCGACCGACTGGCCCTGATTCCCGGTGCCGCCGAAGCGGTCGCCCTTCTGAACCGGGTCGGGGTTCCCGCCATCCTGGCGACCAACCAGGCGGGGGTGGCGCGCGGCTACTTCACCGAGGAGATGGTCCTGCAGGTCCTGAAGCGCCTGGAGGACCTGCTCGCCCGGCTGGGCGCGCGCCTCGACGCGCTGTACTACTGCCCCCACCACCCCACCGTGGGCCCCGCGCCCTACCGGACGGCATGCGACTGCCGCAAGCCCAGACCGGGCATGCTCCTTCGGGGGGCGGAAGCCTTCGGGCTGGACCTCGCACGGTGCTATGTCGTGGGGGACAAGATCAGCGACGTGGGCTTCGCCCGGGCCGCGGGGGCCAAGGGAGTTCTCGTCCTCACGGGTTACGGGCGAGGAGAACACGCCTTTCAGCGGGACCAGTGGACGGTGACGCCCGACCATGTGGCCGAGGACGCGTACGGCGCGGTGCGCTGGATCCTTGGGCAGGAGGGGCTGGCCCATAAGGCGGAGGGGACGTCCGGGGAGGGCCGCCCATGA
- the tmk gene encoding dTMP kinase has translation MFLTLEGIEGSGKSTQASLLADALRSRGREVLLTREPGGSPVGGALRHLLLSGEYSPSSRCELLLYGAERAEHVARVIRPALARGVWVLCDRYGDATRAYQAFGRGLPREVVEAVHLAATEGLEPDLTLYLRLPPEEGLSRARARNGARASREGRFEDESMEFHGRVARGYEALAAEFPERIHPVDASGGVETVHRRILALLENRGVL, from the coding sequence GTGTTCCTGACGCTGGAGGGCATCGAGGGGAGCGGCAAGTCGACGCAGGCGTCCCTGCTGGCCGACGCTTTGCGGAGCCGAGGGCGGGAGGTGCTGCTCACGCGTGAGCCCGGCGGCTCTCCGGTGGGGGGGGCCTTGAGGCACCTGCTCCTCTCCGGCGAGTACTCCCCCAGTTCCCGGTGCGAACTCCTTCTCTACGGCGCCGAGCGCGCGGAGCACGTGGCCCGGGTGATCCGTCCCGCCCTGGCGCGGGGGGTATGGGTCCTCTGCGATCGGTACGGGGATGCGACCCGTGCGTACCAGGCCTTCGGGAGGGGCCTTCCGAGGGAGGTGGTGGAGGCGGTCCACCTTGCGGCCACCGAAGGGCTGGAGCCGGACCTCACGCTCTACCTTCGCCTCCCTCCAGAGGAGGGCCTTTCCCGAGCCCGGGCGAGGAACGGGGCGAGGGCGAGCCGGGAGGGAAGGTTCGAGGACGAGTCCATGGAGTTCCACGGGAGGGTGGCGAGAGGGTACGAGGCGCTGGCCGCCGAATTCCCCGAGCGGATTCACCCCGTGGACGCCTCGGGGGGCGTGGAAACGGTTCACCGGCGAATCCTCGCGCTCCTGGAGAATCGCGGTGTCCTTTAA